In Nitrospirota bacterium, the following are encoded in one genomic region:
- a CDS encoding DUF433 domain-containing protein, which produces MATFKKNLIVCDPKILGGKPIVKGTRISVALILQNIASGMTKEEILRGYPTLTTNGLEAALDFAARQFQGEEVRVFAGR; this is translated from the coding sequence TTCAAGAAAAACCTGATTGTGTGTGACCCAAAAATTCTCGGCGGCAAACCGATTGTAAAAGGCACAAGAATATCTGTTGCCCTGATACTCCAGAATATTGCTTCTGGCATGACAAAGGAGGAGATACTCCGAGGTTATCCAACACTGACTACAAACGGCTTGGAGGCGGCATTAGATTTTGCTGCCAGACAATTTCAGGGTGAAGAAGTAAGGGTCTTTGCCGGCCGCTAA
- a CDS encoding DUF5615 family PIN-like protein, translated as MKLLADENVHSDIVRGIRKAGYDILYVPEIGLAGHDDQTILKYSEKHGLILLSGDKDFGGLIEFGTLWGQGKVILLRHRLINIKRMVEDIIEVLLNEKESLRDKTSLVIVLSESGYRIHRAF; from the coding sequence ATGAAACTTCTCGCAGATGAAAATGTCCATAGTGACATAGTGAGAGGGATTCGCAAAGCAGGCTACGATATTCTTTATGTCCCTGAAATCGGTCTTGCAGGACATGATGACCAAACGATTTTAAAATACTCAGAAAAACATGGGTTGATATTGCTATCAGGAGACAAAGACTTCGGAGGACTTATCGAGTTTGGAACACTGTGGGGACAGGGAAAGGTCATACTGCTTCGGCACAGATTAATCAATATTAAGCGGATGGTAGAAGATATCATTGAAGTTCTTTTGAATGAAAAAGAATCCCTTAGAGATAAAACTTCATTGGTTATCGTATTATCAGAATCCGGATACAGAATCCATAGAGCATTTTAA
- a CDS encoding helix-turn-helix domain-containing protein, with protein sequence MNKPTTIEMLNTKQTALLLGVSPKTIYRMEEKGLIQSIRTPGGQRRFNREDLQNYLNASKSFTAPQNPSKYKTSANLSPSFVKEKAAGYSLFEPSEIDISSSVSRLQQQIALKNIRSHKQHYDTGTDIFRWIEEWDFKSYRTKTYTHGFHTYPAMFIPQVARKLIEVFSSEHDTVCDIFCGSGTTLVESSLLNRNSIGIELNPLAVLIAKVKTTPIDPQTLTNNLKTILTGYENVKNIAPPKFNNIDFWFSEAVIKDLAKLKQAIWNISEENIRNFFAVCFSEVVRIVSFTRHKEFKLFRDKAKLEKSFKPDVLGEFIRMCENNILGMKEYIHDVMPNTNVKIILGDSTKDNGIPPESVDFIITSPPYGDSRTTVAYGQFSRLPAQWLDLLPPQVKDIDKELLGGKNNVSINDPAIDLSDTLKFTIKFISERDSERAKDVLSFYRDLYKALIQAHKILRPKKYFCLIVGNRTVKELVLKTDGIICEFGEKIGFVSQGILYRNIPNKRMPLKNSPTNVPGKTGFTMQKESIVLLKKL encoded by the coding sequence ATGAACAAACCAACAACGATTGAAATGCTCAATACAAAACAAACAGCCTTGCTTTTAGGGGTTAGTCCTAAAACAATTTACCGCATGGAAGAAAAAGGGCTGATTCAATCTATTAGAACGCCAGGCGGTCAGCGCAGATTCAATAGGGAAGATTTACAGAATTATTTAAACGCAAGCAAATCATTTACTGCCCCTCAAAATCCGAGCAAATATAAAACTTCCGCCAATCTGTCCCCTTCTTTTGTAAAAGAAAAAGCTGCTGGATACTCTCTTTTTGAGCCATCTGAAATTGATATATCATCATCTGTCTCAAGATTACAGCAGCAAATAGCATTGAAAAATATCAGAAGCCACAAACAGCATTACGACACCGGCACGGATATATTCAGATGGATAGAGGAATGGGACTTTAAAAGCTACCGAACTAAAACCTATACGCATGGATTCCACACTTATCCCGCAATGTTCATACCGCAGGTCGCCCGAAAGCTGATAGAAGTCTTTTCATCCGAGCATGATACTGTTTGCGACATATTCTGCGGTTCCGGCACCACCCTTGTTGAAAGCAGCCTTTTGAACAGAAATTCCATAGGCATTGAATTAAACCCTTTAGCTGTTCTGATTGCAAAGGTCAAAACCACGCCTATCGACCCACAGACCCTAACTAACAATCTAAAAACAATTTTAACTGGCTATGAAAATGTAAAAAATATTGCACCTCCAAAATTTAATAATATAGACTTCTGGTTTTCTGAAGCAGTCATTAAAGACCTTGCAAAACTCAAGCAGGCAATATGGAATATCTCAGAAGAAAATATCAGGAATTTCTTTGCAGTATGTTTCAGTGAAGTTGTAAGGATTGTTTCTTTTACGAGGCATAAGGAATTTAAACTATTCAGGGATAAAGCTAAATTAGAAAAATCTTTTAAGCCGGATGTTCTGGGCGAGTTTATAAGGATGTGTGAAAATAACATTTTGGGAATGAAGGAATACATCCATGATGTTATGCCTAATACCAATGTAAAAATCATACTCGGCGACTCAACAAAAGATAACGGCATTCCTCCGGAATCTGTAGATTTCATCATAACTTCACCGCCATATGGCGACAGTAGAACCACCGTAGCTTATGGACAATTTTCGCGGCTGCCAGCCCAATGGCTGGATTTATTGCCTCCGCAGGTCAAAGATATTGACAAAGAATTGCTTGGAGGCAAAAACAATGTGAGCATAAATGACCCTGCAATTGATTTATCAGACACTTTAAAATTTACTATAAAATTTATTTCAGAGAGAGATTCGGAGAGGGCAAAAGATGTTTTAAGTTTTTACAGGGACTTATATAAGGCGCTTATTCAGGCGCACAAGATTTTACGCCCTAAAAAATATTTTTGCCTAATTGTCGGCAACAGAACCGTAAAAGAACTGGTATTAAAGACCGATGGGATAATCTGTGAGTTCGGAGAAAAAATCGGTTTTGTTTCTCAGGGCATTCTTTATAGAAATATCCCTAACAAGAGGATGCCCCTTAAAAACAGTCCTACAAATGTGCCAGGCAAAACCGGATTTACAATGCAGAAAGAAAGTATCGTCTTGCTTAAAAAACTTTAA
- the dnaX gene encoding DNA polymerase III subunit gamma/tau: MSYLVLARKWRPQGFDDLVGQEPIIRILQNSIAQKKIAHAYIFSGPRGVGKTSTARILAKALNCENGPTPSPCGTCASCTAVKDGTSIDVLEIDGASNNSVDDIRDLREGVKYTPLGGRYKIYIIDEAHMLSTSAFNALLKTLEEPPPHAIFVLATTAPRKIPATIFSRCQHLPFRRISAQKIKERVRHIASSEDIKISDSAIEMVARAADGSMRDSLTILDQVTAFSSEIDADGVKDLLGIADIGMLAEVSSAVIAADREKIINVISELVDKGADLKSFAKDLVEFFRNLLIAKFVKKPEEILELSEDEIKIVSRILPKISPDLLTLMLSEMAKAELDVRSSFSPRLSLEMSLIKISFLSTLKPVQEAIENIDALLKGMPLPSARKAEQSEVRSQGKMQDASLGGPPPHSGGFAEENEATGHTIQDEKDAGQAGMTKEVSFSRAARGNDTSQKDVQSPTLLDGSSLLTAIREKIDDPRITSKLSQAMPLLKENVLTLAFNSNEAELFAEPIRKNSNLIEQTASDILKSPVKLKIDILTKKIIRKKDLKDKVLTDPAVKEVIELFDGRIIDVKLKENTGGGNKDV, encoded by the coding sequence ATGAGCTACCTTGTACTTGCAAGAAAATGGAGGCCTCAGGGGTTTGACGACCTCGTAGGGCAGGAGCCTATTATCCGAATCCTGCAAAACTCCATCGCACAGAAAAAGATTGCGCATGCCTACATATTCTCAGGGCCGAGAGGCGTGGGGAAAACATCCACTGCAAGGATACTTGCAAAGGCGCTTAACTGCGAAAACGGGCCGACACCGTCACCATGCGGCACATGCGCATCATGCACGGCTGTTAAAGACGGCACATCAATTGATGTCCTTGAAATAGACGGCGCATCAAATAACAGCGTTGATGACATAAGGGATTTGAGGGAAGGCGTTAAATATACCCCGCTTGGCGGCAGATACAAGATTTATATCATAGATGAAGCGCACATGCTTTCAACCTCTGCATTCAACGCTCTTTTAAAGACACTTGAGGAACCGCCTCCACACGCCATCTTTGTATTGGCGACAACAGCCCCAAGAAAAATACCTGCGACCATTTTTTCAAGATGCCAGCATCTTCCTTTCAGGCGCATATCAGCTCAAAAAATAAAAGAAAGGGTAAGGCATATAGCATCATCGGAAGACATAAAAATCTCTGATTCCGCTATAGAAATGGTGGCACGTGCCGCTGACGGAAGCATGAGGGATTCCCTTACAATCCTTGATCAGGTGACAGCGTTTTCTTCGGAAATAGATGCAGACGGAGTAAAAGACCTTCTCGGCATAGCAGATATCGGGATGCTTGCAGAAGTTTCATCTGCTGTTATTGCCGCCGACAGAGAAAAAATTATCAACGTTATATCCGAACTTGTGGATAAGGGGGCTGACCTCAAGTCTTTTGCAAAAGACCTTGTGGAATTTTTCAGAAATCTCCTTATCGCAAAGTTTGTAAAGAAGCCCGAAGAGATACTTGAACTCAGCGAGGATGAGATAAAAATAGTCAGCAGGATACTGCCGAAGATCTCGCCTGACCTGCTTACCCTTATGCTTTCAGAAATGGCCAAGGCTGAACTGGATGTCCGTTCTTCATTCTCGCCGCGGCTCAGTCTTGAGATGTCGCTGATAAAAATAAGCTTTTTAAGCACGCTTAAACCTGTGCAGGAGGCAATAGAGAATATAGATGCGCTCCTGAAGGGGATGCCGTTGCCTTCGGCGCGTAAAGCAGAACAGTCAGAAGTCAGAAGCCAAGGCAAGATGCAGGATGCCAGCCTCGGCGGGCCGCCCCCGCACTCAGGCGGGTTCGCTGAGGAGAATGAGGCGACAGGGCACACGATACAGGATGAGAAAGATGCCGGACAAGCCGGCATGACAAAAGAAGTGTCATTTTCCCGAGCAGCTCGGGGAAATGACACTTCTCAAAAAGACGTTCAATCTCCAACGCTGCTTGACGGCAGTTCTTTGCTGACTGCGATTAGAGAAAAGATTGATGACCCGAGGATTACATCAAAGCTTTCACAGGCAATGCCTTTACTTAAAGAAAATGTCCTGACGCTGGCCTTTAACAGCAATGAGGCAGAGCTTTTTGCAGAGCCTATAAGGAAGAATTCTAATTTGATAGAGCAGACAGCCTCGGATATTCTTAAGTCTCCCGTAAAACTTAAAATAGATATTCTGACAAAGAAAATAATCCGTAAAAAAGACCTGAAGGATAAAGTTCTGACAGACCCTGCCGTAAAAGAGGTGATTGAACTTTTTGACGGAAGGATAATTGATGTTAAACTAAAGGAAAATACAGGGGGTGGAAACAAAGATGTCTAA
- a CDS encoding GHKL domain-containing protein, with the protein MSLKKKIILSFLTSAFIIAVLAAFEYINFIQIKKEIVFLETTDTISSKSLQLRRHEKNFFLTGDLNEVKSVRDYLKQLDDILAENRYPDSTGGLLSLRKKIDEYSRRFNHIEKIVYDFRNEFGRIKPFHMQYSIFFRIIETTFLERPLVNAELIENIFHLKKNNPAIRNLYELDSEIRTLRKDGEEILVMSKELDKIAREKVDGFIRRSQIAILIFFTVFLIAGGGAFLYVTGNVVKRLNLLTTVVERTGGGDFSKMSVGRLRWGDNDEVGVLIQKFNSMEEQLIQREKELLQSKKLAAIGTLASGVAHELNNPLNNIYTTAQRLLKKSEDECPAFIKKGLDDIFGQTMRVKSIVSDLLEFARGREPNLRPVELRSLVNGVYKHIGGSRSIDSIRFHLEFHPEEIVIYADQEQMERVFINLISNAIDAVSGEGSIIVRAVEEDANIRIRLSDTGRGISQEAVEKIFEPFYTTKDKGTGLGLAIVFNIIQKHKGEITVESEEGSGTTFIITLPKSAGKV; encoded by the coding sequence ATGTCCCTGAAAAAGAAGATAATCCTGAGCTTTTTGACAAGCGCCTTTATAATTGCCGTGCTTGCGGCTTTTGAGTATATAAACTTCATACAGATAAAGAAAGAGATAGTCTTTCTTGAGACCACTGATACAATCAGTAGCAAGTCGCTTCAGTTAAGGAGGCACGAAAAGAACTTTTTTCTTACTGGTGATCTGAATGAAGTCAAAAGTGTTCGTGATTACCTGAAACAATTGGACGATATTTTGGCGGAAAACAGGTATCCGGACAGCACCGGAGGCCTTTTAAGCCTCAGGAAAAAAATTGATGAATACAGCCGGAGGTTTAATCATATAGAAAAGATTGTTTATGATTTCAGGAACGAGTTCGGCAGAATTAAGCCCTTTCACATGCAATACTCCATTTTTTTCAGGATAATCGAGACTACATTTCTCGAAAGGCCGCTTGTCAATGCAGAACTCATTGAAAACATTTTTCACCTCAAAAAAAATAACCCGGCAATCAGAAACCTTTATGAGCTTGATTCCGAGATACGCACACTCAGGAAGGATGGTGAAGAAATTCTTGTAATGTCAAAGGAACTGGACAAGATAGCGAGAGAAAAGGTTGATGGCTTTATCCGCAGATCACAGATAGCCATACTGATATTTTTCACAGTGTTTCTTATTGCGGGAGGAGGGGCGTTCCTGTATGTGACAGGCAATGTAGTCAAAAGACTAAACTTGTTAACCACAGTTGTTGAAAGAACCGGCGGCGGCGATTTCTCAAAGATGTCAGTCGGCAGGCTGAGGTGGGGTGACAATGATGAAGTCGGTGTGCTCATACAAAAATTTAACTCGATGGAGGAGCAATTAATTCAGAGGGAAAAAGAACTCCTCCAGAGCAAAAAGCTTGCGGCGATTGGCACTCTTGCATCCGGCGTTGCACATGAGCTCAACAACCCGTTGAATAACATTTATACGACCGCGCAGAGGCTATTGAAGAAATCAGAAGATGAGTGCCCTGCATTTATTAAGAAGGGGCTTGATGATATATTCGGGCAGACCATGCGGGTTAAAAGCATTGTGAGCGACCTCCTTGAATTTGCAAGGGGAAGAGAGCCCAATCTCAGGCCGGTTGAATTGCGCAGCCTTGTAAACGGGGTCTATAAGCACATCGGGGGTTCAAGGTCTATTGACAGCATCAGGTTTCATCTTGAGTTCCATCCCGAAGAAATTGTCATCTACGCAGATCAGGAGCAGATGGAGAGGGTTTTTATCAATCTCATATCCAACGCCATAGATGCTGTTTCAGGCGAGGGGAGTATCATTGTGAGAGCCGTTGAAGAAGATGCAAATATCAGGATTAGACTGTCTGATACAGGGCGCGGCATTTCACAAGAAGCAGTAGAGAAAATTTTCGAGCCCTTCTATACAACAAAAGACAAAGGCACCGGATTAGGACTTGCAATAGTTTTCAATATTATTCAGAAACATAAAGGAGAGATAACAGTTGAAAGCGAAGAAGGCAGTGGAACGACATTCATCATCACACTGCCCAAATCAGCAGGTAAAGTATGA
- a CDS encoding YbaB/EbfC family nucleoid-associated protein, translating to MSKKMLGDIMREAQKLQTEMQRMQEESKKKTVEATAGGGMVTVIANGGGEIISIKIEKDVVNPDDVEMLQDLILAAANEALRRAQEMANEGMSKLTGGMQIPGLGGLGKLF from the coding sequence ATGTCTAAGAAGATGCTCGGTGATATTATGCGTGAGGCTCAAAAGCTTCAGACAGAGATGCAGAGGATGCAGGAAGAGTCAAAGAAGAAGACGGTTGAAGCAACAGCAGGCGGAGGCATGGTTACCGTCATTGCCAATGGCGGAGGAGAAATCATCTCCATAAAAATAGAAAAGGATGTTGTAAATCCTGATGATGTTGAGATGCTGCAGGACCTTATACTTGCCGCAGCCAATGAGGCGCTGAGACGGGCGCAGGAAATGGCCAATGAAGGGATGTCAAAGCTTACCGGAGGAATGCAGATACCGGGATTAGGCGGCCTGGGTAAACTTTTCTAA
- a CDS encoding sigma-54-dependent Fis family transcriptional regulator — translation MAFKILVAEDEEITLNNIVDTLQEEGYKVAYSRNGTEALQVIEKDHFDVLITDIKMPGMSGIELLDKVRVHHPETEVIIITGFGSISSAVEAMKKGAVDYITKPFDLDELLLKAGKIFQQRSLKKENIALRTFVGMDKKISIIARSEGMRRILERVEELKGSDVNILLTGETGVGKSLIAKAIHFTGKRQNMPFLSINCATFTEELLASELFGYERGAFTGAVSTKQGLVEIADTGTLFLDEIAELPTNLQAKLLKVVEEGEFYRVGGTRPIKVDARFIAATNQNVKRLISEGRFREDLYYRLNIMEIYIPPLRERIDDIKPLSYFFLKKHLPKSSKKIAGFTDDAMHILINYSFPGNVRELENIIERAIILEKTGLITPESLPRAIRVLQIDTIDPDKVLTIDELVKEYVEKVVKMLGGNRSKAAEALGISRTSLWKILKEE, via the coding sequence ATGGCGTTTAAAATACTCGTAGCTGAAGACGAAGAGATTACGCTCAACAATATTGTTGACACCCTTCAGGAAGAGGGTTATAAAGTCGCTTATTCCAGAAATGGAACCGAGGCCCTTCAGGTGATAGAGAAAGACCATTTTGATGTCCTTATCACCGATATTAAAATGCCTGGCATGAGCGGGATAGAGTTGCTTGATAAAGTAAGAGTCCATCATCCTGAAACAGAAGTGATTATCATTACCGGATTCGGCAGTATCAGTTCAGCTGTCGAAGCTATGAAAAAAGGCGCTGTTGATTATATTACCAAGCCTTTTGACCTTGACGAACTTCTGCTGAAAGCCGGAAAGATCTTTCAGCAGAGGAGCCTCAAAAAAGAAAACATCGCCTTACGCACCTTTGTAGGCATGGATAAAAAGATATCTATTATTGCCAGGAGCGAAGGCATGAGACGCATTCTTGAGAGGGTTGAGGAACTGAAAGGTTCAGATGTCAATATTCTGCTGACCGGTGAGACAGGCGTGGGCAAAAGCCTCATTGCAAAAGCAATCCACTTTACCGGCAAGCGGCAGAATATGCCCTTCCTATCTATTAACTGCGCGACTTTCACGGAAGAACTGCTTGCGAGCGAGCTATTTGGTTACGAAAGGGGCGCTTTTACAGGCGCGGTTTCAACAAAGCAGGGGCTTGTCGAGATTGCGGACACGGGCACTCTTTTTCTTGACGAGATTGCCGAGCTGCCGACGAACCTGCAGGCAAAGCTTCTTAAAGTCGTTGAAGAAGGAGAGTTCTATCGGGTTGGAGGAACAAGACCGATTAAAGTTGATGCGAGGTTTATTGCGGCCACTAACCAGAATGTTAAAAGGCTTATCTCGGAAGGCAGATTCCGGGAAGACCTTTATTATCGGCTCAACATAATGGAAATATATATACCTCCTTTGAGAGAGAGGATAGATGATATCAAGCCTCTCAGTTATTTCTTTCTCAAAAAACATCTTCCGAAGTCCAGCAAAAAGATTGCCGGATTTACTGATGATGCGATGCATATTCTCATAAACTACAGTTTCCCCGGCAATGTAAGGGAGCTTGAAAATATTATTGAGAGGGCAATCATACTTGAAAAAACCGGGCTTATCACACCTGAAAGCCTGCCGAGAGCTATCCGTGTTCTCCAGATCGACACTATTGATCCCGACAAGGTACTGACTATCGACGAGCTTGTTAAAGAGTATGTTGAAAAGGTCGTGAAGATGCTCGGA
- a CDS encoding HNH nuclease family protein has product MKFRKPLPQKPAAGKTAAEIVRELKKGKAPVSDYREQSLKIHGLICAKCGREFDFKDRQLLTVHHKDGNNRNNPPDGSNWENLCAYCHDDEHSRGLLGDYLKGDTRD; this is encoded by the coding sequence ATGAAATTCAGAAAACCCTTGCCGCAAAAGCCTGCAGCAGGCAAAACCGCCGCTGAAATCGTCAGGGAATTAAAAAAGGGCAAGGCCCCTGTCTCCGATTACAGGGAGCAATCCCTGAAAATCCACGGCCTGATATGCGCCAAATGCGGAAGGGAGTTTGACTTCAAAGACCGGCAACTCCTCACAGTGCATCATAAAGACGGCAACAACAGGAACAATCCTCCTGACGGCTCCAACTGGGAGAACCTCTGCGCCTATTGCCATGACGACGAGCACAGCAGAGGGCTGCTTGGAGATTATCTTAAGGGGGACACAAGAGACTAA